A stretch of DNA from Strigops habroptila isolate Jane chromosome 1, bStrHab1.2.pri, whole genome shotgun sequence:
CACCAGCAAGTAATGTTGGCAGTCCTGTGTTCAGATTTTCATCTCCAATTGTGAAATCTACTGAGGCGGAAGTGCTACCTCCATTGTCtgtaagtaaaataaagcaagctcaACTTTTTCACAAAGCTTTAGTAGAATattgcagaacagaaaagcaaagttcGCCCTGATAATggggaaaacaaatatatagGTTTCTGTCCTATAATGTTATGTGTTCTTGTGTGTTCTATGTTGTATGTTCTTATATGTCTTATATGTTCTTATGTCATCCAGCATGTATACCAAAGGTTTGAAGAGTGGATTTCAGGTTATTGTTTGTGTGTGAAACTTGATTAAAGTTTCTTTAGTttcagaatctgaaaaaaatgtctctctcTCATAGCAGATTGGGTTTACATTTAGTGATCCTGTTGCAAAATCAGCAGAGCGTTCTGGATCCAGTGATACACCAGTGACATCCTTCCTTACTCTAGGTAAGGGTCTGAAATTTTAGCATTTGAGATCTGAAGTgctgattttctccttttgtatGTTAGATAGTAATTCTATCCTTTCTGAGCATATAAACAATTACAGGCAAAGTGTGTTTTCAGTGACACATCTGCTTTTAACCAAATCGTAATTATAAACTGTTGTAAACAAGGTAGAATTGTTAAGATTCTTATAGAGGAGGCATGAAACTTGTAAAGTCATGTTTCTAGCAaatgtgaatatattttaagtggatttctttgtgaaaggtgttttttctgttgtttttaaagataccGCCACTGTAAACAGCACCAGcaataagaaggaaaaagaagaatacGATGGCCCCTCCAAACCTGCAAAGGTCTTAAAGGAAGGAAGTGTGTTAGACATTCTAAAAAGCCCTGGTGAGATTATGAactctttttaaagagatattGCAAAAAGATATGTAAGATACTGCAATGCAAATATATGCTAGCATATAACTGCATTGATTTTTAAACCCACTACCACAACAAACCCCACTTTGTCACAGTTAATGCAGTATTAGCCATAAATACAAACACAGGAGAGCATTATGTTAAACTCTGCATCTCTTAAAGTTGATCTCCTTTTCTATTCAAAGTGGCTTTTATTGCAGAAAGGACAACTGCAACTTCAAACCAGATGCATTACTTGTTCTTTATGTGTTTGGATGCAATTGTAAATGAAGTATAAAATGAATTAGCCAAATAATCAGTGTTTCattgtaaataaatatacattatGGAATTTGAAAGGAAACGtttgtaaaatgctttacaaacatTCCTCTCCAACCTCCACCATCTCTGGAAATTAGAATAGTAAGGATGGTTTCATTCctaaagatgttttaaaagttgTAAATATTTTGGCCTTAAATGATAACAGTTACTATggatttaaatgtaatttttaagtGAAGTGGGCTGTTTCACTTTAGAAACCCTATTCTAATTCTTACTTGTAAGTAATTGCAGTTGTTTTCAACTGCTTAGtaaagtgtgtgtatatagatGATGTTTTTTGTTAtaagaaaaaggattttattgCATTTGATCTTTTCCCGTGAGCCTTGAGTTGCACCAAGACATTTTTTGTGAAGTGACAAATCTATGTGCTTAAGAAGGCAGTGCCTTTTTATATTGAAAGAGCTAAGtgagagaaaatacattgtgCGCGTAGGAAAGACCTATGCGTGAAGTgatgttcattttctttatcagtTTAAGAGAAGCAGGTTCTAAATTCACTGTTCAAAGATTCCACTTCTGAtataaaaaagccccaaaccaacaacataataaataaatttaaaaaaatcttaattttagCTTTAGAAGAATTCATGCTGCTATTTAAGATGCATTGCCATAGCGTTTTCTTTAGCATTTCCATATTGCTGGTTAttgctttctgttaaaattGGCACCTTTAAGTAAGGATTTGGCCTATGTCTGGTGCGTTTTGAGCAAAGATTATAGACAACAATTGTTGTGTTGTCTTCATTTTTGTTAATTAATACTCAGTATCTGTGGGGAGATACCATGTTGATTGCTGCTCCAAGTACCAACTGCTGCGCTGCTACTAGAGTAAATGTGAGTCAGCTGCTATGGCAGAAATAGCATTAGAAACTTGATTCAATTGGGCATGGTGTCTTAAATTGGTAGTCCGTTATGGACAGTCAGCTTTCAGTACTGTTAATTCACACTTGTATCTACCAGTGAAggtttgtatttaaaactttcttGGAAATGAAGATTTAAATCGAGCTTTAAATAAATGTTCTGTTGTGTCCCAGTGCAGCATATGAAATTTCATCCCTTTACATAAGGTTTCCAGGGACTTCCTCTTGTATTTAATCAGAATGTGAAGTTGTAACGATTGGCACTTGGTTTAAGCTTCTGTCATCTAGATTTTAAGTAGCTTACATGTAGTGAGGGTACTGCTTTATCAATAAGGTctcttcctgtttattttttcactaGGCTTTACCTCTGTGAAAACACACTCCCCTCCATCTGCGCAGCCTGTTACAAGCACAGTGGTCTATACAAGGCCTGCAATAAGTAGTTTTTCTGCAGGTAAAGACACCTCTAAACAAGCATCCTCATTTTGGCAGTCTGACACGTATGACCCatgtctgcaaaacaaaaccacgGATAGCAAATGTGTAACATGTGAAGCTGCTAAAGTGTCAACAATTGAGAGTACGAAACAGACAATAAGCTCAAGTCAATGTGTTGCCTCTAAGGCAGCAGTTCCTACAGCGGGGACATTGGGCTTTGAAGACAAATTTAAAACAGCACCCAACACATGGGATTGTGATACCTGTCTGGTCCAGAACAAACCTGAAGCTACAAAATGTATAGCATGTGAGACACCAAAGCCCGGAACAGGAGTAATGCCTGCCCTGACATTGCCAGCAGTCACAGACAACGCGGTGACAGTGacatcctcctccagcagcactgacacaACAGTCACTCTGGGGTTTGGAGACAAATTTAAGAAGCCAAAAGGTTCTTGGGACTGTGCGGTGTGCCTTGTATCAAATAAGGCAGAAGACAGCAAATGTGTAGCTTGTCAGTCAGAGAAACCAGGTGCgttgttctcttttctgttgttccagtttcagcttctctgcattcttaacagaataaaatatgttgcatattaaaaatactttcagcaGCATGGCTGTAAGCCAGCAGGATGGATTAGTGACTGGCTGCAGGAATGGTTACAGGCACTTTTGAGGTCGCAGCCCAGATTCCAGCCTGTCACATGAATTGAAGTGATTGTGAACTGTATTAGTGCAGAGCTGAATTGAAGCAAATACACCCTGCTTTGCAGTAATGAGGAACGATGACTAAACTGGATACCTTAGTTAACTTAAAACCTATTTACTCGTTTTCATTAGGGAAAAATGCGAACTCTATAGATAGTTAAAAATTACAGggtctttctctctttcaaaagTAAATAGAAACAATGTTTACAGAACATAGCTAAAAATGCCTCCACTTGGCATTTGTGTGTAGTTGAGCAGACAGATATGAAGACAGGTTTCAAGACAGTGTAGTCTTTAACTAGTTGTCTTAAGCTAAAACAAAACCCTATGTTGAGCTATGCCTGTGAAGGGCAGTGGTAGCCTTCCAGAACGTGGGTGACCTTGTTCTGGAAGGTCAAGGTCCTTTCTGACCATGGGGAAGTGGGTGCCTTGTTCAGTGCAGCGCTGGGTTGCTTCCCATTATATGTCACCGTAATTGATTTTGAGTGGtgagtttgttgtttttaaagcacacaaaaaaatattttactgttaacTTTCTTAACATCATTTAATATACTATTAAACAAACACCTTTGCAAATATATCCGGGGTTGGGGGAATCTCTGAGGGACTAGATCCTGCTTTTGTAATTATCCTGTACAGTAGAAGTAGAATTTCTTCAGATAAGATAATGCATTTCAGAGGGAGCTTATTCTCATGGACTAGCAGCCTCAGAGTGTGATCAGCAGGCACTTTTGCCTGAGACTATAGCCATTGCAAGGAGAAATTTTGGAGATGCGAGGGTTTGCCATGACCATGATGGTGCAGAAAACTGCACAGTTCTACATCTGTCAAGGGGGTGAGTGAGGCAAGTAAAATGAAAGGATAAAAATCCTCTGGATCTGCTGTGGAAGAGAAGACCAGTTCCTGTCTTTACTGTTTTGAATTTGAGACATTGTGTTCTGCCTCTCGCTTAAATGCCACCCTCAGTTGTTTAAAACTGTAGGTGACCATGACAATTATGTGATACTTTTGTGCCTTCTGGATGTCCACTTCACTCCTCACACTTACGGAGCTGAAGTTTTCTGTTGGGGTGCAGCATCAAGCGACATCTCTTCCTTTACAGGGGAGAAAAATCAGACGGCAAGTGTTGTGTTTCAGGCCTCTATATGGAGGTTTCTGCTGGTGTTGAACACAGTGTAGCTTGTGTAGTGAGCACAGAATTGTGGGTTTGGAAGCTTTGAGttcctctctgttttgttttgggttttttttgtcacagTGTAGTTTTGAACGTATCTGTTTCTGGGATTTGGTGATGAATCATTCTGGTAAATTCTCAGCTTTGCATCCCTTGACAGTGCTCATTAATTTGAGCAGTTGCTAACTTCGACTACAGGTTATTTATGCCACCAGAAGTTCTTTCAGTAGTTTTAGTTGAATACAGTGCCTTTTAATTTACATCTGAAACAGGCTGTGGTGTTACATGAACTGCAGTTGCTGTTTAAATACCATTGGTTAAATTTGTGCTTAAAATCATATATAGATTATAAAAAAGAATCTAGATGTTTCTACTGTTTACAGTCTCTGATCAAGTCTGACTGAAATGAACTTGTAGTTTGATTCATAGTTTGATGGTGTTTTACTGCTATGCTTGTCCGCTTTGTGGTTTAGTGAGCATTTAAGAGTTTCTTTAAAAGTTCATGTTCGCTTTTATCATGTAAGCACCATTATTAACTATCTTGCTTATTTCTCAGGGAGTTCAGTGCCTGTGACCAGTAGCAGTGttcctgcattttctgctgcttctggaggATCTGGAGGATTTCTGGATTTAGACAAGTTCAAGAAGCCTGAAGGAAGCTGGGATTGTGAGGTCTGCTTGgtccaaaacaaagcagaagccACAAAATGTGTAGCTTGTGAAAGTGCAAAGCCAGGCACCAAAGTAGAGCTCAAAGGTAATacttaatgaaataaataaagtttGAAAAGGCACGttctgcagtttatttttttctttaggttttctgggtttgttttttgggttttttttgtgtatatgtgtggtggttgttttggggttttttttgtggggtgttttttgggtggttttgttggtgggattttttttgtgtggattGGTTTAAgtgcagttatttttcctttgaggtACAGcaaaattgttcattttttgtCTAGGAATATTGCTTAAGTCAGGTAATATGCCTGTGTTTCCACCCTTTGCCAGAAAAAGATGATGCTTTTTAGCGAAAAGGCTGTGTTAATGGCATAGTTGTTCTGTGCAAGCCTTATGTGTTGTTCATTTGGAGTTTAGGCTAAAAGCATGCTCTTTCAAAGAATTTAGCAGCATACTTTTCAAAGCCAGGTGGTGGACAGAAGACTACCATTGCAAAAGGGTGTATGTAGAGTGGAAGTGTggagttttatttgttttgtggtttgggggtttatttgttCGGTTggtgttgtttgggttttttaaactgttttgacCCTGAGAAGTTCAGGACTATATTCCAAGCCATGTAGCTAAAGCCTACATGTATTATATCTTTTATTGTGAACTTGACATTATTGCATATTTCTGCAGGCTTTGGTACTGCTGCTGTGTCCACAAATGCTGCAGTGCCATCATTTACATTCGGTGTCCCGTCATCCTCCTCTGAATCTTCTCATACAATAAGTAGCACAGGAAATTTTAAGTTTGGAGAACAAGAGAGCTTCAAGTTCGGCATTGCATCAGAATCTGCATCCTCCAACACTGTGACTGGAGGATTTAAGTTTCCTACTGGTTCAGGGGGCTTCAAATTTGGAGTTTCTTCCTCAGACTCTAAATCAGaagacagtaaaaaagaaagtaaaagtaaTAGTTTTACTTTTGGACTTCCATCTACAAGCAATCAGGCTCCTTCAACATTTCAGTTCGGGACAGCGAGCCTGggacagcaggaaaagaaagaggaaccAGTTTTGGGAGGCTTTGGTTTTGGCACAAGTTCTACTTCTTCCATAGCTACCAATGAGAATAAAACCGGGGTCAGTGGCTTCGCTTTTGGAACTGTGGCGGAAAAGGAGGTAGCATCACCTGCTTTTGCATTTAAGAAGTCAGATGAGAAAAAGGATGAAACGCTTCCAGCAAAGGGAGGATTCTCTTTTGGCAGTGTGGAGTCTGCACCTGCCTCACAGTTTGTTTTGGGAaggacagaagagaaacaggacTCTCTCGTTCCTGCTGCTCCACtagcatttggaaagaaagctGACAATGAAGAGTTAAAGACACAACCTATCTTTTCAGCTGGGACGGCTGAGCATACCAAAGAGGAGAGCACGGCAAAACCTATATTcaattttagttttgttaaaCCATCAGAGAAGGAAAGTGAGCAGGCAAAGCCATCTTTTGCATTTGGGGCACAAACCAGTACTTCAGGTAAGTAGAACATCTTTTGACTTTGCTTGTCTACTCGTGTCCATCATATAATACCTCTGAGGCCATACTGGACAAAATCTGTGGGACTTGATTATATGTCATGTATTAGAGCTTTAGAAAAGGCTTAATTAGTACCTGCAGCCTGTCTTTAGTTCTGGTTGTTGATGTGTAGACAATATGTAGCAATTCCTTTTTAGGCTTCAATGAGTTTTAACACTAGgtttaggcaaaaaaaaagccacaactTAAGGAACCTGCATTGCTTCTTGTATGAGCACAGAAGTTGTATTGTCTCTGTAGTACTAGCTCAGCTGGTGATAAAATGTATGGAGTGGTGCAGTATGGAGGCCTCATACTAGTGTTGTTTTTCATAGTGAAAGGGAATGAGAGGGGGAATATCTTACTCCCATATACTTGCTGCTACGCTATGGGGTGTAAACTGCAGTTTCTCTACTGCTACAGAGGTATAAAGGTCACTTCATAGATGTTACACAGTTTTGTATTCCTTTAATTTGCTGAAAGTCTGCAGTGGAGGATTAAAGTTCTTCAGTGATGATCAACTGTGTGGGAAAAATTCTGGTTGTTAAATTCCATTTGCATGACTGGGCAACTGTGTTTTAGAGAACAGAATTAGTTTCTTATTTCTGAAGTGATATAGAAAAGGATATCAGTGAGTAACCCTGAATAAAAGCAATACATAAGGTTATGCTGATTTTAATCGCAGTATTCTTACAGTGATTTGAGGACTGTGGCCTTTGTGGGAGgggaggtggtggtgtgtgGTTTGGATTGGGTTGTTTTTCCTGCCAGGCAAAGTTCTGGAGTTTGGTTTAGTTGTGGGAATTTGATGAAGCACCTTGTgcaaaaaggcaattttaacAAGCATTCTTAAGAATGGGGTAGTCCCTTGAAAATGGCATAGATGAAAAGGGGCCATaactgctggggaaaaaagatagtGGGAAGTTGAAAACAAGATCACAAATTAATAATGTGAATTGGACCAGCAGCTTAGGGGAAGCTGACGAATGACtagctttttaaaaggcagctcTATTTTAAGTGTGTAAAACTGCACTCAGGACTTCGTAACAATGGTCTTCATGGCaggttgttttctgttgctCCTAAAAGCAGGTCTTTCAGGTGCTAAAGTACAATGAGCTTGTGCTTGGAAGAGCTAGGCTGGAGGATGGGAAGCTTTGCCTCGATTAAACCTGTAGGCACAGGgctgtattttcaaacaaaCTACAAATGAAACTGCATCATTGTGTTTTTCAATACTCCATTGAGCAAAGCCATAAAACTGTTACAGGGGATTGATGATGGTGTTCTAAAAACATCTGGAATATTCTTGCTTGAAGAGTTCAGAAGTACTGGTTAATACTGACTGGTTCAGGTAATGACAGCACATGCTTAGTGTTTGTAACCAGTGAAGCCTAGACTACAGTGGAGTCCTTGTTCTTCAcaattctttcattcttttaattGTGGATGGCAGCAATCAGCACATTGAATCTGGGTCTTATGTAAGCAGTAATAGCTGAGACAGTAGTTGAGGCTTCATTCAGGATTGCTCTTGTACAGTGACTGAAACAGGAGTCTGTTTGCTGTACTTCATTTGGCATTTCTGTGGTGATTTATGTACTGTTCCTCCTTTCAGATCAAGGAGCAGCAAAGCCATCCTTCAGCTTCTTGAGCTCTAGTTCCTCCAGCACAGTCGTACCCACCACTTCAGCCAATAGCAGCAGTGTGTTCGGCAGCGCCATCTCCTCCTTGAATCCTCAGCTGGTTCCCGCTCCCTTCGTGTTTGGACAACCCAGCAACACTGTGAGCAGCTCTGTTTTTGGCAATTCTTCAGAATCTGCAGCCTCTCAGTCATTTGGCTTCtctcaagaaaacaaaccagcaacTACATCttccagcactggcacaggtcttacttcatttctgtttggCTCGGGAGCCACCAGTACCAATGCAGCAAATTCAGGCTTCACCTTCGGAGCCACAACCACATCGAGTTCAACAGGTATGTTTTATATAGATGCTCTTCTCATTTGTGCCATGACATAGTGGACCAAGGAAATACTGTTTCACTAATATTTTACTTTGGAGAATGTGTAGGCCAAATGCATGGgagtagaaaaaaatactcagtATTTGCATTCAACAATATAAATTGGGGCTCAGTTTTTCACAGTCTGTGGAATACAGCTTAGGAATGAACTGGCAGCAGTATTGCTTTATGCAAAGGACAACCCTTTACTGGATTTCAATTTGTGTAGGAACTTTTCACCATAAGAATGAtagtttctttcatttcagcactTACAGTTAGAAGTCAATGAATTACAACTTCCCCTATGTTTCTCTCCCATACCTAAACCTCTCAACTGTTGTAAATAATGTCAAGACTGGCAAAATCCTTCTTTCACAAGTGTACATAAACACATTACCCCTACatgcagttgctgctgctgagggatTGATTTCCAATATGCTTTATGGCCAGTGCTTGTTAATCTTGTAGTAATTTAGAGAAGACAGATGAGAGTCTACAGTTTCTTCACGTTTTATGTTCGTTGCCCCACTGCATGAATTTAGCAGTATGACACAAGACTAAATCATCTGCTAGTGTTCCTTCCTGCTAGCCTAGCTGTATGTGGGAAATAAGATTGAATCTGTGAAGAAGAGACTTCATCTAGTTTGATCTGGTTGCTTAACCTTgtaatttacagaaattaaatttgcatGCTTTTTTGTATAtcagaacagagagaaaacagtccTAAATTATAATACCCAGCAGATCAATTTAAGCTGCTTACAAATCAGTAACTTGCAGTGTCATTTTGTTATTAGGTGACACTGCATTTCAAACATCTTCAcaaaggatatttatttttttaatgcagaagcCTATATTaacttttcatagaatcacagaatggtttgggt
This window harbors:
- the NUP153 gene encoding nuclear pore complex protein Nup153 isoform X3 produces the protein MASDGGGGGVGGGKIRTRRYHLGAAKPPYARSKQQGIISRMTASVKNIVPGWLQKYFNKSEDECVDANESTDQEENPVNYHHDYANEDTIVIDGRVTPETARINLDEPSTSRSALNYSDVLTRPSLHRSHLNCTMLDSTVPHCQPSTSSSLGIGSPGLSLVREIKDSTSQHDDDNISTTSGFSSRASDKDITVSKNTSAPLLWSTEAERSHSLSQHPAASSKKPAFNLSAFGSPSPSLGNTSVFKTSQLGDSPFYPGKTTYGGAAAAARETKARIAPYQPPVRRQMKAKQANVQSCGVTSSTARRILQSLEKMSSPLADAKRIPSSSPLSSPLDRSGLNITTFQSKRNQMESQLPPVQKLVTPKAISLSGSRTQYFKPSLTPATDSSKIHQRVATKHKGMREKSFPAEQRVNPSESLTYPKFSTPASNGLSSGGVGGGGKMRRERGVHYISKPGQEQQEVEEPVLPKVPLPISAASLPSFNFNFLASSTVSSSPSTVSTGAMMKVPPASNVGSPVFRFSSPIVKSTEAEVLPPLSQIGFTFSDPVAKSAERSGSSDTPVTSFLTLDTATVNSTSNKKEKEEYDGPSKPAKVLKEGSVLDILKSPGFTSVKTHSPPSAQPVTSTVVYTRPAISSFSAGKDTSKQASSFWQSDTYDPCLQNKTTDSKCVTCEAAKVSTIESTKQTISSSQCVASKAAVPTAGTLGFEDKFKTAPNTWDCDTCLVQNKPEATKCIACETPKPGTGVMPALTLPAVTDNAVTVTSSSSSTDTTVTLGFGDKFKKPKGSWDCAVCLVSNKAEDSKCVACQSEKPGSSVPVTSSSVPAFSAASGGSGGFLDLDKFKKPEGSWDCEVCLVQNKAEATKCVACESAKPGTKVELKGFGTAAVSTNAAVPSFTFGVPSSSSESSHTISSTGNFKFGEQESFKFGIASESASSNTVTGGFKFPTGSGGFKFGVSSSDSKSEDSKKESKSNSFTFGLPSTSNQAPSTFQFGTASLGQQEKKEEPVLGGFGFGTSSTSSIATNENKTGVSGFAFGTVAEKEVASPAFAFKKSDEKKDETLPAKGGFSFGSVESAPASQFVLGRTEEKQDSLVPAAPLAFGKKADNEELKTQPIFSAGTAEHTKEESTAKPIFNFSFVKPSEKESEQAKPSFAFGAQTSTSDQGAAKPSFSFLSSSSSSTVVPTTSANSSSVFGSAISSLNPQLVPAPFVFGQPSNTVSSSVFGNSSESAASQSFGFSQENKPATTSSSTGTGLTSFLFGSGATSTNAANSGFTFGATTTSSSTGSSSSFPFGSGPPALAAGPAFGTSQPPAFGQSQGSSQPSAPSFGSLSTTLFSAGTQPAPPAFGSVTSSTQPSVFGQQVAQQPGFGSGTPSAGSVFQFGSNSSSFNFPNSPGVFTFVANPPAPAAPAQPSGSSGFSFSQPPAFTVGTNGKNIFSASGSSVSGRKIKTAVRRRK
- the NUP153 gene encoding nuclear pore complex protein Nup153 isoform X8, which codes for MQGIISRMTASVKNIVPGWLQKYFNKSEDECVDANESTDQEENPVNYHHDYANEDTIVIDGRVTPETARINLDEPSTSRSALNYSDVLTRPSLHRSHLNCTMLDSTVPHCQPSTSSSLGIGSPGLSLVREIKDSTSQHDDDNISTTSGFSSRASDKDITVSKNTSAPLLWSTEAERSHSLSQHPAASSKKPAFNLSAFGSPSPSLGNTSVFKTSQLGDSPFYPGKTTYGGAAAAARETKARIAPYQPPVRRQMKAKQANVQSCGVTSSTARRILQSLEKMSSPLADAKRIPSSSPLSSPLDRSGLNITTFQSKRNQMESQLPPVQKLVTPKAISLSGSRTQYFKPSLTPATDSSKIHQRVATKHKGMREKSFPAEQRVNPSESNLTYPKFSTPASNGLSSGGVGGGGKMRRERGVHYISKPGQEQQEVEEPVLPKVPLPISAASLPSFNFNFLASSTVSSSPSTVSTGAMMKVPPASNVGSPVFRFSSPIVKSTEAEVLPPLSQIGFTFSDPVAKSAERSGSSDTPVTSFLTLDTATVNSTSNKKEKEEYDGPSKPAKVLKEGSVLDILKSPGFTSVKTHSPPSAQPVTSTVVYTRPAISSFSAGKDTSKQASSFWQSDTYDPCLQNKTTDSKCVTCEAAKVSTIESTKQTISSSQCVASKAAVPTAGTLGFEDKFKTAPNTWDCDTCLVQNKPEATKCIACETPKPGTGVMPALTLPAVTDNAVTVTSSSSSTDTTVTLGFGDKFKKPKGSWDCAVCLVSNKAEDSKCVACQSEKPGSSVPVTSSSVPAFSAASGGSGGFLDLDKFKKPEGSWDCEVCLVQNKAEATKCVACESAKPGTKVELKGFGTAAVSTNAAVPSFTFGVPSSSSESSHTISSTGNFKFGEQESFKFGIASESASSNTVTGGFKFPTGSGGFKFGVSSSDSKSEDSKKESKSNSFTFGLPSTSNQAPSTFQFGTASLGQQEKKEEPVLGGFGFGTSSTSSIATNENKTGVSGFAFGTVAEKEVASPAFAFKKSDEKKDETLPAKGGFSFGSVESAPASQFVLGRTEEKQDSLVPAAPLAFGKKADNEELKTQPIFSAGTAEHTKEESTAKPIFNFSFVKPSEKESEQAKPSFAFGAQTSTSDQGAAKPSFSFLSSSSSSTVVPTTSANSSSVFGSAISSLNPQLVPAPFVFGQPSNTVSSSVFGNSSESAASQSFGFSQENKPATTSSSTGTGLTSFLFGSGATSTNAANSGFTFGATTTSSSTGSSSSFPFGSGPPALAAGPAFGTSQPPAFGQSQGSSQPSAPSFGSLSTTLFSAGTQPAPPAFGSVTSSTQPSVFGQQVAQQPGFGSGTPSAGSVFQFGSNSSSFNFPNSPGVFTFVANPPAPAAPAQPSGSSGFSFSQPPAFTVGTNGKNIFSASGSSVSGRKIKTAVRRRK
- the NUP153 gene encoding nuclear pore complex protein Nup153 isoform X4, yielding MASDGGGGGVGGGKIRTRRYHLGAAKPPYARSKQQGIISRMTASVKNIVPGWLQKYFNKSEDECVDANESTDQEENPVNYHHDYANEDTIVIDGRVTPETARINLDEPSTSRSALNYSDVLTRPSLHRSHLNCTMLDSTVPHCQPSTSSSLGIGSPGLSLVREIKDSTSQHDDDNISTTSGFSSRASDKDITVSKNTSAPLLWSTEAERSHSLSQHPAASSKKPAFNLSAFGSPSPSLGNTSVFKTSQLGDSPFYPGKTTYGGAAAAARETKARIAPYQPPVRRQMKAKQANVQSCGVTSSTARRILQSLEKMSSPLADAKRIPSSSPLSSPLDRSGLNITTFQSKRNQMESQLPPVQKLVTPKAISLSGSRTQYFKPSLTPATDSSKIHQRVATKHKGMREKSFPAEQRVNPSESNLTYPKFSTPASNGLSSGGVGGGGKMRRERGVHYISKPGQEQQEVEEPVLPKVPLPISAASLPSFNFNFLASSTVSSSPSTVSTGAMMKVPPASNVGSPVFRFSSPIVKSTEAEVLPPLSIGFTFSDPVAKSAERSGSSDTPVTSFLTLDTATVNSTSNKKEKEEYDGPSKPAKVLKEGSVLDILKSPGFTSVKTHSPPSAQPVTSTVVYTRPAISSFSAGKDTSKQASSFWQSDTYDPCLQNKTTDSKCVTCEAAKVSTIESTKQTISSSQCVASKAAVPTAGTLGFEDKFKTAPNTWDCDTCLVQNKPEATKCIACETPKPGTGVMPALTLPAVTDNAVTVTSSSSSTDTTVTLGFGDKFKKPKGSWDCAVCLVSNKAEDSKCVACQSEKPGSSVPVTSSSVPAFSAASGGSGGFLDLDKFKKPEGSWDCEVCLVQNKAEATKCVACESAKPGTKVELKGFGTAAVSTNAAVPSFTFGVPSSSSESSHTISSTGNFKFGEQESFKFGIASESASSNTVTGGFKFPTGSGGFKFGVSSSDSKSEDSKKESKSNSFTFGLPSTSNQAPSTFQFGTASLGQQEKKEEPVLGGFGFGTSSTSSIATNENKTGVSGFAFGTVAEKEVASPAFAFKKSDEKKDETLPAKGGFSFGSVESAPASQFVLGRTEEKQDSLVPAAPLAFGKKADNEELKTQPIFSAGTAEHTKEESTAKPIFNFSFVKPSEKESEQAKPSFAFGAQTSTSDQGAAKPSFSFLSSSSSSTVVPTTSANSSSVFGSAISSLNPQLVPAPFVFGQPSNTVSSSVFGNSSESAASQSFGFSQENKPATTSSSTGTGLTSFLFGSGATSTNAANSGFTFGATTTSSSTGSSSSFPFGSGPPALAAGPAFGTSQPPAFGQSQGSSQPSAPSFGSLSTTLFSAGTQPAPPAFGSVTSSTQPSVFGQQVAQQPGFGSGTPSAGSVFQFGSNSSSFNFPNSPGVFTFVANPPAPAAPAQPSGSSGFSFSQPPAFTVGTNGKNIFSASGSSVSGRKIKTAVRRRK
- the NUP153 gene encoding nuclear pore complex protein Nup153 isoform X5 translates to MASDGGGGGVGGGKIRTRRYHLGAAKPPYARSKQGIISRMTASVKNIVPGWLQKYFNKSEDECVDANESTDQEENPVNYHHDYANEDTIVIDGRVTPETARINLDEPSTSRSALNYSDVLTRPSLHRSHLNCTMLDSTVPHCQPSTSSSLGIGSPGLSLVREIKDSTSQHDDDNISTTSGFSSRASDKDITVSKNTSAPLLWSTEAERSHSLSQHPAASSKKPAFNLSAFGSPSPSLGNTSVFKTSQLGDSPFYPGKTTYGGAAAAARETKARIAPYQPPVRRQMKAKQANVQSCGVTSSTARRILQSLEKMSSPLADAKRIPSSSPLSSPLDRSGLNITTFQSKRNQMESQLPPVQKLVTPKAISLSGSRTQYFKPSLTPATDSSKIHQRVATKHKGMREKSFPAEQRVNPSESNLTYPKFSTPASNGLSSGGVGGGGKMRRERGVHYISKPGQEQQEVEEPVLPKVPLPISAASLPSFNFNFLASSTVSSSPSTVSTGAMMKVPPASNVGSPVFRFSSPIVKSTEAEVLPPLSIGFTFSDPVAKSAERSGSSDTPVTSFLTLDTATVNSTSNKKEKEEYDGPSKPAKVLKEGSVLDILKSPGFTSVKTHSPPSAQPVTSTVVYTRPAISSFSAGKDTSKQASSFWQSDTYDPCLQNKTTDSKCVTCEAAKVSTIESTKQTISSSQCVASKAAVPTAGTLGFEDKFKTAPNTWDCDTCLVQNKPEATKCIACETPKPGTGVMPALTLPAVTDNAVTVTSSSSSTDTTVTLGFGDKFKKPKGSWDCAVCLVSNKAEDSKCVACQSEKPGSSVPVTSSSVPAFSAASGGSGGFLDLDKFKKPEGSWDCEVCLVQNKAEATKCVACESAKPGTKVELKGFGTAAVSTNAAVPSFTFGVPSSSSESSHTISSTGNFKFGEQESFKFGIASESASSNTVTGGFKFPTGSGGFKFGVSSSDSKSEDSKKESKSNSFTFGLPSTSNQAPSTFQFGTASLGQQEKKEEPVLGGFGFGTSSTSSIATNENKTGVSGFAFGTVAEKEVASPAFAFKKSDEKKDETLPAKGGFSFGSVESAPASQFVLGRTEEKQDSLVPAAPLAFGKKADNEELKTQPIFSAGTAEHTKEESTAKPIFNFSFVKPSEKESEQAKPSFAFGAQTSTSDQGAAKPSFSFLSSSSSSTVVPTTSANSSSVFGSAISSLNPQLVPAPFVFGQPSNTVSSSVFGNSSESAASQSFGFSQENKPATTSSSTGTGLTSFLFGSGATSTNAANSGFTFGATTTSSSTGSSSSFPFGSGPPALAAGPAFGTSQPPAFGQSQGSSQPSAPSFGSLSTTLFSAGTQPAPPAFGSVTSSTQPSVFGQQVAQQPGFGSGTPSAGSVFQFGSNSSSFNFPNSPGVFTFVANPPAPAAPAQPSGSSGFSFSQPPAFTVGTNGKNIFSASGSSVSGRKIKTAVRRRK